Within Ovis aries strain OAR_USU_Benz2616 breed Rambouillet chromosome 11, ARS-UI_Ramb_v3.0, whole genome shotgun sequence, the genomic segment gtgaaagggagtgaaaaagctagATTGAAACAACGTTAAAAAAActtaacatcatggcatccagtctcatcacttcatggcaaaaagaagggggaaaagtggaagcagtgacattttattttcttgagctccaaaatcactgcggatagtgactgcagccatgaaattaaaagacacttgctccttggaaggaaagctatgacaaacctagttcaGTTtggtcgtgtgtgactctttaggcagcctattaaaaagcagagacatcactttggcaacaaaggtccatctagtcaaagctatggtttttacagtagtcatgtacagatgtcagTGTTGGACCATGGAGAAGacttgagtgccaaagaatcgatgctttcgaaACGTGATGCTAGAGAAggctcttgcgagtcccttggacaacaaggaaatcaaaccagtcaatcctaaaggaaatcaaccctaaatattcattggaaggacatgctgaaactgtaatacttctgctacttgatgcgaagagccaattcattgaaaaagaccctgattctgggaaagactgagagcagaagggggtgacagaggatgagatggttggatggcatccccgactcagtggacattttgcacaaactccatgagatagtgaaggacagggaagcctggtgtgctacgttccatggggttgcagagttgaatgCAACttcaactgaacaacagtagcaCAAATCAATCAGACCGATCAGTGACCTGATTATCAACCAACCCCAGAAGTAATAGGGGCTGATATAAAATACTCCATACTCCATCCCAAGTGGATACAGAGAAAAGGTCTGCCCAACTTGACTTCCTAGTTTGACTGAAAAAGATTAACAAGACTGAAGAATTCTTGTGCAGTCACAAACTCTAAAAAAGTAACGATGAAAGGGTAAAGAAAAGTGATGAGACTAGAACCGGATCAGTGGGAAGGGCATCACAGAAGACTGGCAGAGCAAGACATGGCAAAAGCGGACATGAAAGGGGCAAGTGTGTTCCAgggaaaagcagaaggaaggtCACCGTCAGGGAACAGGAAGCAGGTCTTTCTCAACAATTTTATTGACTGTATTATACCCCCTGCTTCTATTCACTTCATTTCCAATTAGATGTTAATGCCCCATTAAGAACTAGACCACTTCATTTCTAGCACAGGATTAAAAGAACTTTTTGTTATGTCTGATACTCgcttcctttttcctctcaagCTCCCAGTTGCTTTGTAAACTAACCACAAGCAGGCTGCATTTGTAAACAAGGAATTTGGGGTATCTGGAGATGATGTCTGAAAAGGGGAATGAAGACATTGAGCAAACCCTATCAGCTTTATTCTTCTACTTGGTTCCACCTCTTCCACCACGAGAAACTTACCATGGCCACGACTGGCCCTGAGTTCATATACTTCACCAGGCCGGGAAAGAAGGGGCGGTCTTTCAGGTCAATGTAGTGCTGCTTCAGGAGTTCCTCAGAGGCCTTGGCATTGAAGAGAAGGTACCAATTAGGAATTAAACTCCTCAGACGTCCTCCCTACCCCAGTAACTTGGTAGGTTCTCTAAAAGTCTGGTTATGTATTTAAGTTCACGTTCATaagatgtgtttttttaaaaatcccatctAAACCATGAAACTGACAGTTTATTAGCAGAAAGATCCTTCTGATCATGAACACACACTATCATGTCAATGACCTTGTAATACAGAAGGTGGTTATGGAGTTAAGTGTTGGCTGCAATCAAAGGAACTATTCCAAACTATTCCAAAATCCTCTGGCCCTTTCATAATGCCCTTTTAAACATTTCTGATGTTAACTGAAAGATCTCTTCACTGAGAAGCTTggtttaaaattcagttcttaGACATGTATCCCTTGAGGTCCAGATTTGTGTGGAAAATAAAGTCCTATGCCAAAGGGAGCCTGCAGATAAGGGCAGAGGAAGGGAAGCCCCATCTAAAACCTCAATCATTTCAGAGCTGcaaaactgaagcacaaaggGATTGCAGCCTCCATCCTGTGCCTGGGTGGACCCGCGTGGGCCCGGGACACAAGCCTTCTCCACTCCCTGCTGCCCTCCTGCGGCCCACAGCCCCATCGCAACCTGAGTCACTTTACCTCCGCTTAACCTTCCAAGGGTGCCCGCCCACACCCTGCCCCCGGGGCCTGGGGAAGGGTCAGCGGGCCCCAAGCGccctggagagggaggggaaaagaagTTCTCGCGGGCCCTAAATCAGCCAGATTTTCCGACTCGGAAAAGGACGCGCGGATCGGCGCTGCGGGGAAAGAAAACCACCCGTGGCCATGCCGCAGCCAGGGGAAAGGGAGCGGGGCGCATCACCTGAAGGAACTTCATGGCGACAAGGCGGAATCCCTTCTGCTCGAAGCGCTTGATGACCTCGCCCACCAGGCCGCGCTGCACGCCGTCGGGCTTGATAGCAATAAAGGTGCGCTCCGCGTGGGCCATGGTCCTGTGGGCGGCAGGTGAAATCAGAAACTGGTGTCCGCGCCCACACAGGCCTCGAGGGGCTCAGACGCCGGCCGGGAGGCCACGTGGCGCCCGCGCCTGCCCGCCCCAGCCCGCAGCCCGCCCGCCGCAACGTGACCTTCTAGAAGCCAAGCCCTACCCGCACCCAGCCGCCGCCCCTCGGCCGTCCAGAGCTGCCGCGGAGGACACGCGGCCGAATCTTGGGATAAAGCCAGGCCTGCGGGACCCAGGGGACGCCTGTGGGACCCAGGGGACGCCTGTGGGACCCAGGGGACGCTTGCGGGACGCAGGGGACGCCTGCGGCCCGGGACCCGCTTGACGCGGCGCGAGCGGGGAGGTGCCGCAGAGCGAGAAAGGGAGCGGAGCCGCAGCCTTACCGGTAAGGGGGTGAGCGCGGGTGCGGGTAGCGATGACGGCCAGAGCCCAGACCGGAGCCGAGAGCTGAGCAACTGACTTGGCTGGGAGCCCGCGGAGGAGGGGCCGGCAGTAGCCACACCCCGGACGACCCGCCGCCCAACCCGCGAGGCCGGACGCGGCTGCTCTGACCAGCCCGGAGCTTAAGGAAGAAGCTGGCTAGGGCTTCAGAAGGGGcaggaagtgattttttttttttttttgctacctgGATGATCCGCTAGTAGAACTGCGCGCGTCCAGTCCAGCTCCTGTCTTCAGTATCTCCTAGTACTCAAATATCTCTAggttttgctgctgctaagtcgcttcagtcgtgtcctactctgtgcgagtCACCCCCATTCACCGAGAACCCAGAGCTGCTTTCTCTCCTCCCCGTTTAGCACAAGCTCTTATCCTACGTGTGAAATCGgttccccttccctcccttcaaGCAAGTTGAGCCCTGCTTCAAGCCCTCCGCCTCCCAATGCGCCTCAACCGCACTTCTCCCCGCAAGGAGCCTCCGTCAGCATCCTCTTCAAACACCATCTGACCCTCCGTCCTGCTTTGATTACTGCCTCTGCCTGgaggatggctgctgctgctgctgctaagtcacttaagtcgtgtccgactctgcgaccccatagacggcagcccgccaggctcccccgtccctgggattctccaggcaagaacactggagtgggttgccatttccttctccagtgcaggaaagtgaaaagtgaaagtgaagtcgctcagtcgtgtccgactcttcacagcctcacggactgcagcccaccaggctcctctgtccatgggattttccaggcaagagtaccggagtgggttgccattgccttctccgctggaGGATGGCATCCAAGGCTAATTTAACAAAATGCCCTATGCCCTGTTCCTTCCTGCCTGTCTCTCCACCAACCTTCCCAGCCCAGTTTAGCTTCCCTGATGCTGTTATGGAGTCCAAGCTCGCTTTGCTTGCCACACGACAGGCCAAGAGGAGGTGATGAGGCAGGAAAAACAGCTTTATTCAGAAAGCAGCTGACAGAGACGATGGCAGGCTAGCgcttcaaaataaccatcttatggacgccaggttcttttatagatcagagagagagaagcaatgaggaactaaaatttaaaaaacagactaGAGAGGGAGAGGCGGtgaggaagtaaagtgaaagggtcttcactcttgcaaaacatctccaagggaATGGTCAGCCTTTGGATGGGGTGTGTTAATCTCTATTCACAGTTGGGCAGGGACAAACTGTCTCGCCaagagctgaacaaaggcactttcctgtcaagcagaggggcagggtcctccagGGAGGCCATtaagtatgattataataataaagcaatgaaaatcaagtcaaaaaacaattttgaacacggagtcagaattggcttcttcCCTGCAgcattccttggagaaggaaatggcaacccattccagtactcttgcctggaaaatcccatggatggaggagcttggtaggctacagtccatggggtcgtgaagagtcagacaagagacttagcagcagtagcagcagctacaACAGCTACAACATTCCCACCCTGAGATGATGGTCTCTTCTGCCCCAGCACTATTATGTGGCCAGGTTATACAGTTCAGTCTGAGACACACCCTTGATAAGATTCTAGACTCTCTCACAGAAATCAGGCCTGTTGTACATTTGCAGACAATCTCTATCTCCTCTCTGTCTGGCAAACCACTAGCTTTGGTGGTGACcagcttccccaccccctccacctctCCTGCAGTGCTTACAGCCTGAGATGGGCAAACACACTCTCTGCCCAGGGTGGTGAGCTAACCATAGAAACTGTGTGTCACCACCCTAGGAGTCCTGGCACTGCACTCATAACCTGTGTTAGATGATTTGACAGTCCAGGCCTCTATTACACTTTGCTGGCTTTCCAAACTTCTAGTTGCAGAGCATTAAACCACAGTACCCTGGCAGTCTTCATCCTGGAGCAGGAACACCCAGTGTTCCCTTGGGCCCCAATCTGCAGCACACTTTTGAGTTTCCTTTCCAGAGTTATCAAATGTCAATTGTGCGAAAGAGTGGGAATTTCACGAATATTTCTCCGCAAAGCTGTTTGCTGCTTGGTCTGGTCACTAATATCACCTTGTGGTTATAGTCAGTAGCAGCCCTCTGCCTTTCaactctccttttcttcctgggaAGACTGGAGAAGGTAtaaacaaaaagagaagggggcagagcaCAATCCTTAAAAGATAACAGAGCCTTGAAAAAACCTGGATATAACAAAAACTAGTTAGAACTGACTAGGCCCAAAATGGTGAAAGATTCATCTTCACGAGACCTTGAGCCTCGGTATACTCTCACTGTAATGCGCTAGCATGCtaaattgttaggggaagcacactgattgaaaccttCCACCCTGGCCATGCACCATAGTAACTGTTTGCATAagttgttttacaacaggaggtcctagtaagaaacatggaactaataagcctccaccaaccggaagagttcgggaaaggtcaaaaggagacaccacaggTCAGACCACCTCCCCAAATCCTTCTctctagcatccatcttggctgaacaaggagtgcaccaccaggaaggactctgagtctgaatgattggctaaagacaacccggaaactaatcccatcaccataaaacccgagactgcaagccacgtggGAGAGCAGTtcttctgggttcccttaccctgctgctctccacccgggtgccctttcccaataaaatctcttgctttgtcaggaTGTGTGTCTtgtcggacaattcatttccgagtgttagacaagagcccagtttcgggctcTGGAAGGGATCCCCCTTCCTACAACAAATGGCACAAACACAGGCatcatgacagttccaaggccgAGACTGAAAGGCCAAAAAGCGGGCAGTGGTCCGAATCATGGAAATCTCCCCCCTTCTCCAAAGTGATTAGAATACTGCTTCTACTCTTCAGCCTATGAACATACCCAGTCCATAAAAACTACCCGCCCCACATCTCAGGGCTACTTTGCCTCCTGAGACAGACTACCTATGGAATTGTAACCAACCAGGCCCCCATGGGGCCTTCTGGGACCGTCCTTCCCCCAGTATCCTCtactttagctcctctctgaagcacTGAGATAATAGTacctgatgcacatttcctgagtagTTTTACACATGTGAAAGCCCCTACTAAATGGAAGATATTTAACTATTTGATGACCAAGGACATATAGCCCCCAGGTCTCCTAGAGCCTAAGGAATATGTTAACTCCAGTGataccaccctgttacctcacaaTCAACCAATTAGAGAattgtgcacaagctgatcacacaccCTACAATCCCACTCCCTCACCtgacctttaaaaatgctttgctgaaacctgGGAaatggggcagggggcggggaggggttcaggggcatgagccacccatctccttgcatggccctgcagtaagtctttctctgctccaaactccaacATTTAGGTATTGTTTGGCCTAATTGCGCATCAGGCACATGAACACAAGTTCAGTAACAGAATGTGTATCTCTCAGTAAAACTGCTTTCACTTTACTATGGCTTGCTCTTAAATTCTTTCCTGCACGAAGCCAAGGACCTTCACTTGGTGGCTCATCCCAAGACCTAGGACAAGGCCATCCTCTTGTGCCCCGTTTTCCTGCAACATATTGAGGAAGAAAGTGGTCTtcttgtagccacgcgttccaggaaacaaactcatccagaaggacaatgcagatagtggagtgcagtttattacaccggcgggcccaaggcagtctcctcttagccaaggaccccgaccagtttttgtgaaaaccttacaTACCCTAAGTGTGCATGCCCAAACCCATCTCCCCAAATtttctgaaactagtctgaacaaaggaaaagaaagatacaatcaaagttaatccgtgattcatatgccttcaGCCTaagtagttaacagtggacaattatcaataggcctgtggtcataccccaataagcataatagaatttatgattctatttggttttacagataattagggtatttcAGGCGAGGGAGAGTCTAAGTAGGAGCCCTGGGGCCCTTCCATccagggggtctggttttccagttggtatgtcatttccatagatactgggcatagagctcaaagtccagAGTCTGGCCCaggatggagtcctgctttcaagatggagcctgttctgtttcctccttcattctctaactccccacttttcctttgatattAAAAGAACCCACTTAGTTCTCAGGGAAGAGCCCTCTTGCCTGCCCATTGGTACCCATCACAAGTATCCCATATTAATAAATCTTGCTGAATTCCTTCTGTGCTGAGATataaagaacctgagcttcattaagtcctgagatgAGGTATGCAGTTTCACAACCCTCCTGTCTTACTACACACATATTCATTCCCCCAAAGTCCTGATACTCTCTCTCgcccctcacccaccccaccattctttgcatgaaatagaaATACATCTAGTCCTCAGTTGCTCCAAAAGAAGGTGGCCCCCAATGGAATAAATCCTTTCCCAATGTATATTGTTTGTATACTTATATCAAAtcatgttgtacactttaaatatcttacaattttgtcaactatacctcagtaaaactgatgggtgggcagagggagggcGGAATCCAAGCAGGTATGGCACATAGAGGTGACGATAGTCGTAAAGCTCTAATCCTTGAGGTGGTCCAGGGATTCAGTCCCCTCCATCCAATCCAAGACAGATGTTACCACCCCTATATCCAGCTTCCAGGAAGTTGGGAAGTAGGATTACCTCTTCTTTTGCAAAGCACAACCTTAAATTTACCACCTTCACTTTTTCACATCTCTTTGGCCAGAATTTAGTCCTGTGGCTCTATCTACCTGCAAGCTAATAAAATCAAGCTAATTAATATAACCATAGCTTCCCATAGTTacatttcctccctccttccctctctcttgtGGTGAGAACACAGATCTACCCAATCTAGCAAATTtgaagtatacaatacagtactGTTAATTGCAATCACAGTGATCAACATTAGATTTCCAGTTTGAACTTATAATTTCCATACAAATACATCTTGTCTCTGTTAAAGCACCCAAATCAATATCCTAACAAATCAAAACTCTTTACAAAATAACTCCTGCATGTTTTAAGGTCATCTCAGAAATCCAGGCCCACTATCCACATAGCTTTTCTGTTTTGGAGTAGTTACAACTTCTCACACTCGCCCAAACACTGAATCCCTGAGAGCTTCTCAAGAGCAAGAAAGATattaatatcttttatttccaGGGAATCCTTGATGTATATAGTACAGTTTGGGCAACTAAGCAGATCCCTGGCAGATAGCTGTTTGACTGGCTCAGTGCCAAGAATGGACAGAATGCAGGGGAAAGAGGGACAGgcataaaaatgtgtgtgtatgtgtgatctCTCAGgccaatataaataatttatatggtATTTACACTCTATTAGATTAGCCAAGTAcctaaaaaaagaatacaaagcaatacaacaaaacaaaagtaaCTCAATGACTCTTTCCTTGAGATGAAACATTTTAATCTGATGATAGCATATAACACTGTACATGGAGCACCCACAGCTCCAAGAGTTTCCCTCCAAATGAAAAGCAAGTTCTCCGAAATAACCAGGTTTGAAATGGCCTGGTCCTTGCCTGCGGGAGGGGGGGAAACTAGCATGGGATGAGCATTGTGGTCTGCTTCCAAGTCACTCGTAGATCCAGTTCTGAGCACAGCTCTTGTAATTCACCAGTTCCTCAGGGTGAAACCACAAGGCAATCTCCTTCTCTGCACTCTCCACGGAATCACTGCCATGGATGATGTTCCTGGATGGGGAAAGAGATGGCCAGAACCAGGATTAAACTGCCCAGAAGCTCCCCTCATTCCCATTGCCAGAAAGCCTACAGCCACAAGAGCAGGATAAAAAAACAAAGCTCCATGTACATTATTCCTTGTCAAAAGAAGAAACCTATGATTGCCATCAAAGTAAGGATAAAGAATTCCCTCCACACAGCCAGCCCTCTGATGTTCAGCCCATCTGAACACTAATGCAAGCAGTGGGAGCCTTCAGGAAGACTCTGGCCAGGTTCTACTCTCCCAGCAGAGGCACAACCATAGTGATGATGATGACCAAAGGCAGAGGGCCTGCAAGGCCAAACTAAGAAAAGCCAAAGTAAGAAAGAGGGAAACAATACACTCTGATTATAAATGGATCTGTATATGGCATCATGTCTACCCTCAGCTGCAGAAAACCAAATTCTTACTGTACCTAACTTGGATTTTAGATAAGAGTAAAATGCAACAACCCCTACCTGCCAACTTGGATGCAAAAGTCCCCACGGATGGTCCCTGGCTTGGAGTCCGCAGGGTTGGTCTCCCCAAGCATCACTCGACCTGTCTTCACAACATTCAGTCCCTCCCAGACCTCCAAGGACAGAAGAAGATAtggttaaggaaaaaaatcaatctcagcagaaaatctgaaaactattaattcaaaaagaaaataaaaggctcTCATAAAATGGCATTCATTCATCGAACAAGTATTTATGGGGCATCTAAGTGTTCAGCACTGGGAATACTGGTCTTCCTgcactcttcttgcttttctacTATCTATTCTtgacacagcagccagagtggaCTTTTTAAAATACCAAGCGTAAAAAACTCCTACAGCCTCCCAGCAGTCATGAAGTACAGGGCCAAGACAGCCCTACATAATCTGGCCTCTGCCTCTGCCACTGAATAAATCTCACCCAACCTTCCCTTTCACCCACCAGGTTTCATCTATTCCAAACGTCCTTCTGTACTTCAAAAAGTTCCCCACCCCAGGTTCTTTGCACATGCTATTTTCTTGGTTGAGAATGCTCTTCACTCTATATTTGTGCATAGCCGGCTCCTTCTCATGCAGATCTCAGTTTGAAAATCATGTTTCTTGACCACTCAATCTAATGTGGCCACTTCCTATTATGTcatcttatttcatttctgtgcatcactaatcattagcTGCTATGTATGATTTTTGGTTTCTTTATTATCTGCCCATCCTCCCTTTTCAGGATATACAggcaaggaaagctatgaaaacaGTTACCTATTTTTGTCTCATTCATGATTATATCCCCAAGTGTCTAAAAAAGAGCCTGGCACAAAGATGACAACCAATACGTGCTCAAAGAAGAATTACTACAATAAATAAGACACAATCTCTCTACCCTCCAGGAGCTTACAATCAGGCATCTCTCTCCTGATGTCTCCCAGATATGAGTCTTCAGCTCACCAAGCAAATGTATTTTGCCTTTGGTGAGTCAGAAAACTCATACCCTAATTGTCCAATGCCCCAGTCTCAGCATCCTCGCATCAGTGAAGACCTGGCATTAGGAGCAGGAATCACAATATTCACTCTTTGCTCCCAACTGAGCCATCTGTATCAACATCCCAAACATGTACACTCACCATGGCAACCACTGGCCCTGAGTGCATGTATTTCACCAGGCCAGCAAAGAATGGACGGTCCTTCAGGTCAATATAGTGCTCCTTGAGAAGGTCTTCAGAAGCCTAGCCCATAAGATAGAGAAAGAAATTTCATTCCCAAACTATTTAAGCACAATTTAGTTATTTCCCACTCACCAATCCTGCTATTTAAAACGTGAGCTCTCAGCTCACTTGTTCTATTATAATCTAATTCACTCAACTTACCAAAAGTGACAGGGACTATAAGTGCTCCAGCTTTTACCAATTTTCCCCTATTGTCCTTGATTGATCAGCATAAAATTACAGAACACTAGAACTGAATCCAGCCATGGTATTTTAGACAGGAAAACTAACAATACGATGAATTTGCATTCCCAAACAATTCTCAACTAAAATGTTAGAGGGAGGTGGTCTCAGCATTGGATGAAAAGCAAACTGAACCAGAGCATTTctcatcacatttaaaaaatagcaaaggCCCAGTGCAGTGACCATGCAATTTCCACAGGTATTGCAAACCACCCAAAAGCACATGCCATCTAACAATAAGTCACTTTACTAAAGAATAAATCTTTCACGTTGCAAGGCTGGTATCTGGGAACAAATCAGACTAGTTATAGAGAGCAAACCATCTGCTTAGCAATGCCAACTCGACTCACCTGTGTTTCCTCTTTGCTACCACTTACATGCTCCTTAAGGGTCTAATGAGATCCCTTAGTTTTCCCAGTTCTGTAGTACTGCTTCGTACAGAATGCTGCACACTTCAGTGATACACACAAACGTGGGGATTTGCTGCCAAAAAGCACATCCTGAACATGCTATCGTTCAGCCCCATTGATCGTCTCTTGCCAAAGTAAAATTACACAGCCACATCGTCACCCCGTTAGTATTCATCCTGACCCATCCCTCAATCCATATGGGAGACTTGCAGTGATTGTCTCCTGATGACCTTCCCTTACCAACATTCTTTTAATTCTATTAATTGGCGCtggctttttttgtgtgttggtgCGGGAGGCGGGGACAGGTGGGAGGGAACTCAAGTTTTCCTTCACATCAGATTTAAATAACCCTGTAGGCTCATGGCAGCTATCCCCCAACCCATTCTTCACCAAGTCCAGGCCCTTGATAGGAAACAGTCTAAAGGACAAAATGTATGCACT encodes:
- the LOC101102072 gene encoding nucleoside diphosphate kinase A 1, with product MASSERTFIAIKPDGVQRGLMGEIIKRFEQKGFRLVAMKFMRASEDLLKEHYIDLKDRPFFAGLVKYMHSGPVVAMVWEGLNVVKTGRVMLGETNPADSKPGTIRGDFCIQVGRNIIHGSDSVESAEKEIALWFHPEELVNYKSCAQNWIYE
- the LOC105601873 gene encoding nucleoside diphosphate kinase B; translated protein: MAHAERTFIAIKPDGVQRGLVGEVIKRFEQKGFRLVAMKFLQASEELLKQHYIDLKDRPFFPGLVKYMNSGPVVAMVWEGLNVVKTGRVMLGETNPADSKPGTIRGDFCIQVGRNIIHGSDSVKSAEKEISLWFKPEELIEYKSCAFDWIYE